From Rana temporaria chromosome 7, aRanTem1.1, whole genome shotgun sequence, the proteins below share one genomic window:
- the RWDD3 gene encoding RWD domain-containing protein 3 isoform X3 — protein MQIFMTLHRIGDMDGGSGDCMSEAVLEEISVLSAIYCEPGEFEVLSRSESGITVMIQTSVQQLTESEIRLRLIFDLPVTYPSTLPNVSVSSEELTRVQCKELRDKLLGQAGQHLSEPMIHDLVLWAQQNLNTLIGDSISDENHPLSAGTMTDEGTWTMLLHLDHMRAKDRYIRTVEKWTSDLNLTGKLMFMGKIILILLQGDRSSFRTFYI, from the exons atgcagattttcatgacGCTACACCGGATCGGTGACATGGATGGGGGCTCCGGGGATTGCATGTCAGAGGCGGTGCTGGAGGAGATCTCCGTGCTCTCTGCCATATACTGTGAGCCGGGGGAATTTGAAGTTCTCTCACGTTCAG AGAGTGGAATAACAGTAATGATTCAGACAAGCGTGCAGCAGCTAACAGAATCAGAAATTCGTCTACGACTCATATTTGATCTGCCAGTTACATATCCATCCACCCTACCAAATGTATCTGTCAGCTCGGAAGAACTTACCAGGGTGCAGTGTAAGGAGCTCAGAGACAAATTACTTGGCCAAGCCGGCCAGCATCTCTCAGAGCCGATGATACATGACTTGGTCCTGTGGGCGCAACAGAATCTTAACACTCTAATTGGGGATTCCATTTCGGATGAAAACCACCCTCTGTCAGCAGGCACCATGACTGACGAGGGCACCTGGACAATGCTTTTACATTTAGATCACATGAGAGCAAAGGACAGATATATCAGGACAGTAGAAAAATGGACTTCTGATTTAAACCTGACTGGAAAACTGATGTTCATGGGCAAAATAATTTTAATTCTTTTGCAAGGAGACAGGAGTAGTTTTCGG